The Arthrobacter sp. NicSoilC5 genome has a window encoding:
- a CDS encoding rhodanese-like domain-containing protein, whose product MTDQRAFRTGTAGELALAWPRVTLVDVRSREEHATAHVPGSLNIPLDELASRLTDLPNTTIYLMCGSGKRSSQAARILTDRGHTAVNVAGGITEWYRAGHPVSYSHTPADQPAPSKNPAAPGLRRLLRRLFRRTSA is encoded by the coding sequence ATGACGGACCAGCGGGCGTTCCGTACGGGCACGGCGGGCGAACTCGCCCTGGCGTGGCCCCGCGTCACGCTGGTGGACGTCCGCAGCCGGGAGGAGCACGCCACCGCGCACGTCCCGGGGAGCCTGAACATTCCCCTGGATGAATTGGCCTCCCGGCTCACGGACCTGCCCAATACGACCATCTACCTGATGTGCGGCTCGGGCAAGCGCAGCAGCCAGGCCGCGCGGATCCTCACCGACCGCGGACACACCGCGGTCAACGTGGCCGGCGGGATCACCGAGTGGTACCGGGCAGGGCACCCCGTCAGCTACAGCCACACTCCGGCAGACCAGCCGGCACCATCAAAAAACCCCGCAGCACCAGGCCTCCGGCGCCTGCTGCGACGGCTCTTCCGCAGGACATCCGCATAG
- a CDS encoding universal stress protein yields MTEPEKPAPSTGGVPYAPRKISGPVLMGVVPGQPLAVAHRAAELAYSLGVKLVCAYVDVTTYLAEEPDGRVEARPIDPDGIDDDIEGISASIAGHLREALDGTGIDWSFVTLAGDPARALGRLAETADASVIVVGTRERGLGARLEELLVGSVAVHLTHRQHRPVLVVPLAPHPRHQPKTDH; encoded by the coding sequence ATGACTGAGCCCGAGAAACCAGCCCCCTCCACCGGCGGCGTTCCCTATGCACCCCGGAAAATCAGCGGGCCGGTGCTCATGGGGGTGGTGCCGGGCCAGCCGCTGGCCGTGGCCCACCGCGCCGCCGAGCTGGCCTACAGCCTGGGCGTGAAGCTGGTCTGCGCCTACGTGGACGTCACCACCTACCTGGCTGAAGAGCCCGACGGCAGGGTGGAAGCCCGCCCCATCGACCCCGACGGGATTGATGACGACATCGAAGGCATCAGCGCCTCCATCGCCGGCCACCTCCGCGAAGCCCTGGACGGGACCGGGATCGACTGGTCCTTCGTGACGCTGGCCGGGGACCCTGCCAGGGCGCTGGGACGGCTGGCGGAAACCGCCGACGCGTCCGTCATTGTGGTGGGCACCCGGGAACGCGGACTCGGGGCGCGGCTGGAGGAACTGCTCGTGGGATCCGTGGCAGTCCATCTCACCCACCGCCAGCACCGGCCCGTCCTGGTGGTCCCGCTGGCCCCGCACCCCAGGCACCAGCCGAAAACGGACCACTGA
- a CDS encoding thioredoxin family protein — MAATIDITQQSFAQTLEDNGIVFVDFWAAWCGPCRMFAPTYGAAAERHPDITFAKVDTEAEQALAATANITSIPTLMAFKDKTLVFSQPGALNATGLEEVIQAVKNLDMDTLRDEAGHQHV, encoded by the coding sequence ATGGCAGCAACCATCGACATCACCCAGCAATCCTTCGCCCAGACCCTGGAGGACAACGGCATCGTCTTCGTTGACTTCTGGGCAGCCTGGTGCGGCCCCTGCCGCATGTTCGCCCCCACCTACGGCGCCGCCGCCGAACGCCACCCGGACATCACCTTCGCCAAGGTGGACACCGAGGCCGAACAGGCTCTCGCCGCCACAGCGAACATCACGTCCATCCCCACCCTGATGGCGTTCAAGGACAAGACCCTGGTCTTCTCCCAGCCCGGCGCCCTCAACGCCACGGGCCTGGAGGAAGTCATCCAGGCCGTGAAGAACCTGGACATGGACACGCTCCGCGACGAAGCCGGACACCAGCACGTCTGA
- the crcB gene encoding fluoride efflux transporter CrcB, with translation MSPLTIILLGLAGGLGAAARFVVDGLVRANIRTALPVGTIAINVTGSFLLGLVAGAVIMHAAPPELQAIAGTGFLGGYTTFSTASFETVRLVQSGRTGLALLNALGTAAAAVAAAAGGFAVAGLL, from the coding sequence GTGAGTCCCCTGACCATCATCCTGCTGGGACTCGCCGGCGGGCTGGGAGCCGCCGCCCGCTTCGTGGTTGACGGCCTGGTGCGCGCCAACATCAGGACCGCCCTGCCGGTAGGGACCATTGCCATCAACGTCACGGGATCGTTCCTGCTGGGCCTGGTGGCAGGCGCCGTGATTATGCATGCGGCGCCGCCCGAGCTGCAGGCCATCGCCGGTACCGGATTCCTGGGCGGCTACACCACCTTCAGCACGGCAAGCTTCGAAACCGTCCGCCTGGTCCAGTCCGGCCGCACGGGCCTGGCCCTCCTCAACGCCTTGGGCACGGCAGCGGCCGCCGTGGCCGCCGCCGCCGGAGGCTTCGCCGTCGCGGGGCTGCTGTAA
- a CDS encoding DUF302 domain-containing protein yields the protein MTYTLATTVSLPWAEALERTREALAAQGFGILTEINVRSTFEAKLGAEAADAVGDYVILGACNPALASRALAAEPEMGALLPCNVVVRRNSSADSTTVEAIDPQTMVQLSSAPSVKEVADDAGTRLRKALASLGQTEG from the coding sequence ATGACCTACACCCTGGCCACCACTGTTTCCCTTCCGTGGGCGGAGGCGCTGGAGCGCACCCGCGAAGCCCTCGCCGCGCAGGGGTTCGGGATCCTGACCGAAATCAACGTCCGGTCCACCTTCGAAGCCAAGCTGGGCGCCGAGGCCGCGGACGCCGTCGGGGATTACGTCATCCTTGGTGCCTGCAACCCGGCCCTTGCCAGCCGCGCCCTGGCTGCCGAACCCGAGATGGGTGCCTTGCTGCCCTGCAACGTGGTGGTGCGCCGGAACAGCTCCGCGGACTCCACCACGGTGGAAGCCATCGATCCGCAGACCATGGTGCAGCTCAGCAGCGCCCCTTCCGTGAAGGAAGTGGCGGACGACGCCGGCACTCGCCTGCGCAAGGCCCTCGCCAGCCTGGGCCAGACGGAAGGCTAG
- a CDS encoding rhodanese-like domain-containing protein, giving the protein MTSPSKATAVTALAPEALQSWIKEHQDLVVIDVRSAAEFETMHIRGSYNVPLPLLSEHTDELAARLGSRVVLVCQSGVRAEQARQRMAAVGLNTAYVLTGGVPGFAAAGGDVVKGKDRWDLERQVRLAAGSLVMLGLAGGKFVSPKVRMLAGAIGTGLTFSAATNTCAMGKALSAMPWNKAAKEPTRESAILQLPVQPAEEGAAA; this is encoded by the coding sequence ATGACATCCCCTTCCAAAGCAACAGCCGTTACTGCACTCGCCCCTGAGGCCCTCCAGTCCTGGATCAAAGAGCACCAGGATCTTGTGGTGATCGACGTTCGCTCCGCCGCTGAATTCGAAACCATGCACATCCGCGGCTCCTACAACGTGCCGCTTCCGCTGCTCTCCGAGCACACCGATGAGCTCGCTGCCCGCCTGGGCTCCCGCGTTGTCCTGGTCTGCCAGTCCGGCGTCCGCGCCGAACAGGCCCGCCAGCGCATGGCCGCTGTTGGCCTCAACACCGCCTACGTGCTCACCGGCGGGGTTCCCGGCTTCGCCGCCGCCGGCGGCGACGTGGTCAAGGGCAAGGACCGCTGGGACCTGGAACGCCAGGTCCGCCTGGCCGCAGGCTCCCTGGTGATGCTGGGCCTGGCCGGGGGCAAGTTCGTCTCCCCCAAGGTCCGCATGCTGGCCGGCGCCATCGGCACCGGGCTGACGTTCTCGGCCGCGACCAACACCTGCGCCATGGGCAAGGCCCTGTCTGCCATGCCGTGGAACAAGGCCGCCAAGGAACCCACCCGCGAAAGTGCCATCCTGCAGCTCCCCGTGCAGCCGGCTGAAGAGGGCGCGGCAGCATGA
- a CDS encoding YceI family protein has translation MTLPKELTPGTWTLDMSHSEIGFSVRHAGISKVRGRFTEAQAEARVGQSLADSSVHATVSTASFNSGDANRDAHVRGEDFFDVEKYPEMTFRGTSIEGDGEEYTLTGDLTIKGVTRPIELEVEFTGVAVDPFGATRAGFSAETEISRKEFGLTWNAALEAGGLLVSDKVKISLEAALVKQG, from the coding sequence ATGACCCTTCCCAAGGAACTCACGCCTGGAACCTGGACCCTGGACATGTCCCACAGCGAGATCGGCTTCAGCGTCCGCCATGCGGGGATCAGCAAGGTCCGGGGCCGTTTCACCGAAGCCCAGGCCGAGGCACGCGTGGGCCAGTCCCTGGCGGACTCGTCGGTGCACGCCACGGTATCCACCGCCAGCTTCAACTCCGGCGACGCCAACCGCGACGCCCACGTACGCGGCGAAGACTTCTTCGACGTCGAGAAGTACCCCGAGATGACCTTCCGCGGCACCTCCATCGAAGGGGACGGCGAGGAATACACCCTGACCGGGGACCTCACCATCAAGGGCGTCACCCGGCCCATCGAGCTGGAAGTCGAGTTCACCGGCGTTGCCGTTGACCCGTTCGGCGCCACGCGGGCCGGCTTCTCCGCCGAGACCGAAATCAGCCGCAAGGAATTCGGGCTCACCTGGAACGCTGCGCTGGAGGCCGGCGGCCTGCTGGTCAGCGACAAAGTAAAAATCAGCTTGGAAGCGGCCCTGGTCAAGCAGGGCTGA
- a CDS encoding ABC transporter permease yields the protein MSVIAALLPTLVAIAILAALTVGILWGARTPSYLSPALAILRGAAQLAVISLVLGGIITNPLWVGAALLVMFTVASVTAARRLTWSWRRFAVVAATMAAGILVTLGVVFGTGAIEFSPRYALAVGGIVIGNSMTIATLAGRRFFEAVVEQWDQVEGWLALGATPRQATLFQARQAVHSALIPSTDQTKTTGLVTLPGAFVGAIFGGASPLEAGRFQVVVLASIMAAGSITAVALIRSLGNVKVRPAAP from the coding sequence GTGTCCGTGATTGCCGCCCTGCTGCCCACCCTCGTGGCCATTGCCATCCTGGCGGCACTCACGGTGGGCATCCTGTGGGGCGCGCGGACGCCGTCGTACCTCTCCCCCGCCCTGGCCATCCTCCGCGGCGCCGCCCAACTGGCGGTCATCAGCCTGGTGCTGGGCGGCATCATCACCAATCCCCTGTGGGTGGGCGCCGCCCTGCTGGTCATGTTCACAGTGGCGTCCGTGACGGCGGCGCGGCGGCTCACTTGGTCCTGGCGGCGCTTTGCCGTGGTGGCGGCAACCATGGCCGCCGGGATCCTGGTGACGCTGGGGGTCGTGTTCGGAACGGGCGCCATCGAGTTCTCCCCCCGGTACGCGCTGGCGGTGGGCGGAATCGTGATCGGCAACTCCATGACCATTGCCACCCTGGCCGGCCGCCGCTTCTTCGAGGCGGTGGTGGAGCAGTGGGACCAGGTGGAGGGCTGGCTGGCGCTGGGCGCCACGCCCCGGCAGGCCACCCTCTTCCAAGCCCGGCAGGCGGTGCATTCAGCGTTGATCCCGTCCACGGACCAGACCAAGACCACCGGCCTGGTCACGCTGCCGGGAGCGTTCGTGGGCGCCATCTTCGGCGGCGCCTCACCCCTGGAGGCGGGCCGGTTCCAGGTGGTGGTGCTCGCCTCAATCATGGCCGCCGGGTCCATCACCGCGGTGGCACTGATCCGTTCGCTGGGCAACGTGAAGGTACGGCCCGCGGCGCCCTAA
- a CDS encoding CDP-alcohol phosphatidyltransferase family protein, with product MGAAERAVPDAFGAVSIYVLSALWLTSLSPSVPVLQLAGLCAGALVAVAAAGSVLRRIPRFSTPADRVTLLRAVLVALCAVLAVPQLFTGRRADLLLPVLGGAAFLLDGLDGVVARRTGTSSPAGARFDSATDAALVLVLSVAAAPVAGPWTLGIGAMYYAFVAAGLVRPHLRVALPPSASRKAIGAFQPFALLFALLPGVPAVAAASVPALALALLALSFTRDVVQLEHLHRAGLQGVPAAVA from the coding sequence ATGGGCGCGGCTGAACGGGCAGTGCCGGATGCGTTCGGCGCCGTTTCCATCTATGTGTTGTCGGCCCTCTGGCTGACGTCCCTGTCCCCCTCCGTGCCGGTCCTCCAGCTGGCCGGGCTGTGCGCGGGCGCCCTGGTGGCCGTGGCCGCCGCCGGCTCTGTCCTGCGACGGATCCCCCGGTTCTCAACGCCGGCCGACCGGGTCACCCTGCTGCGCGCCGTCCTCGTGGCCCTGTGCGCGGTGCTGGCCGTTCCGCAATTGTTCACGGGCCGCCGCGCAGACCTGCTCCTCCCCGTCCTGGGCGGCGCCGCGTTCCTGCTGGACGGGCTGGACGGTGTGGTGGCCCGGCGCACCGGAACCTCGTCGCCTGCCGGGGCGCGGTTCGATTCCGCCACCGACGCCGCCCTGGTGCTGGTACTGTCCGTTGCCGCCGCTCCCGTGGCGGGCCCCTGGACGCTGGGCATCGGGGCCATGTACTACGCGTTCGTCGCCGCGGGGCTCGTCCGGCCGCACCTTCGGGTGGCGCTGCCGCCCAGCGCATCCCGCAAAGCCATTGGCGCGTTCCAGCCCTTCGCGCTGCTGTTCGCGCTCCTCCCCGGGGTCCCTGCGGTTGCCGCGGCGTCGGTACCGGCACTCGCCCTGGCCCTGCTCGCGTTGTCCTTTACCCGCGACGTGGTCCAACTGGAACACCTGCACCGCGCCGGACTCCAGGGTGTGCCGGCCGCGGTTGCCTAG
- a CDS encoding MBL fold metallo-hydrolase: MLIERIYDEDLAQASYVIGCQAKGEAIVVDGRRDIAVYQELAAKNGMKIVAVTETHIHADYLSGTRELAAATGAKIYVSGEGGPDWQYQFEGERLYDGDTITLGNINIKAVHTPGHTPEHLSFLVTDGAFSDKPGYLLSGDFVFSGDLGRPDLLDEAAGGVDTRFEGAKQLFASLRDKFLTLPDYVQVHPAHGAGSACGKALGAIPSSTVGYERLYAWWGPYLAANDEQGFIDELLDGQPDAHAYFGRMKRENREGPAVMGERAPLQELDTAVVAQGLADDTLTFIDTRSNGEVHQGTVARSLNVPAGKSVASYGAWVVNPETDTNPLVLLAKDQEQAQDMWDHLVRVGIDNVAGYLTGIEGLPTFTPKLIQPEELDGFDAAMVLDVRNKTEHKAGHIPGSYQLSGGRVMWHLDELPIGGTIVSYCQSGVRNSVAASALRRAGYDVVELDGSYAAWSAWQNSVPAV, translated from the coding sequence ATGCTTATCGAGCGCATTTACGACGAAGACCTCGCACAAGCCAGCTACGTCATCGGCTGCCAGGCCAAGGGCGAAGCCATCGTGGTGGACGGACGCCGCGACATCGCCGTGTACCAGGAGCTCGCCGCCAAGAACGGCATGAAGATCGTGGCCGTCACCGAGACCCACATCCACGCCGACTACCTCTCCGGCACCCGCGAACTGGCCGCCGCCACCGGCGCCAAGATCTACGTTTCCGGCGAGGGCGGACCCGACTGGCAGTACCAGTTCGAGGGCGAGCGGCTCTACGACGGCGACACCATCACCCTGGGCAACATCAACATCAAGGCAGTCCACACCCCCGGGCACACCCCGGAGCACCTGTCCTTCCTGGTGACCGACGGCGCGTTCAGCGACAAGCCCGGCTACCTGCTCTCTGGAGACTTCGTGTTCTCCGGCGACCTGGGCCGGCCGGACCTGCTGGACGAGGCAGCCGGCGGCGTGGACACCCGCTTCGAGGGCGCCAAGCAGCTCTTCGCCAGCCTCCGCGACAAGTTCCTCACTCTCCCGGACTACGTCCAGGTCCACCCCGCCCACGGCGCCGGCAGCGCCTGCGGCAAGGCCCTGGGTGCCATCCCGTCCTCCACGGTGGGCTACGAACGCCTCTACGCCTGGTGGGGCCCCTACCTGGCCGCCAACGACGAGCAGGGCTTCATCGACGAGCTCCTCGACGGCCAGCCGGACGCCCACGCCTACTTCGGCCGCATGAAGCGCGAGAACCGTGAAGGCCCGGCCGTCATGGGCGAGCGTGCCCCGCTGCAGGAGCTGGACACCGCCGTCGTGGCCCAGGGCCTGGCAGATGACACCCTGACGTTCATCGACACCCGCTCCAACGGCGAAGTCCACCAGGGCACCGTGGCCCGGTCCCTGAACGTGCCGGCCGGCAAGTCAGTGGCCAGCTACGGCGCCTGGGTGGTCAACCCGGAAACGGACACGAACCCGCTGGTGCTCCTGGCCAAGGACCAGGAGCAGGCCCAGGACATGTGGGACCACCTGGTCCGCGTGGGCATCGACAACGTGGCCGGCTACCTGACCGGCATCGAGGGGCTGCCCACCTTCACCCCCAAGCTGATCCAGCCTGAGGAACTCGACGGTTTCGACGCCGCCATGGTCCTGGACGTCCGCAACAAGACCGAGCACAAGGCCGGGCACATCCCGGGCTCGTACCAGCTCAGCGGCGGCCGCGTCATGTGGCACCTCGACGAGCTGCCCATCGGTGGAACCATCGTGTCCTACTGCCAGTCCGGCGTCCGGAACTCCGTAGCCGCCAGCGCCCTGCGCCGTGCCGGGTACGACGTCGTCGAACTCGACGGCAGCTACGCCGCCTGGAGCGCCTGGCAGAACAGCGTCCCCGCGGTCTAA
- a CDS encoding CrcB family protein — MEQPVPRTTAAAGADQGTLGEARIHRPVHLHPGFVLVVIVGGTFGALARYGLGSILPAPGGWPVPTLVINLAGAFLLGALLEALVRRGPDAGRLRLVRLLVGTGFLGAFTTYSSLAVEATTLFSAGRSADAFIYVAASVLVGAVATVAGIRLAAAQHARTSSRPDAAGSPKEGNR; from the coding sequence ATGGAGCAGCCCGTCCCCAGGACCACAGCAGCCGCCGGCGCAGACCAAGGCACGCTGGGCGAGGCACGCATCCACCGGCCGGTCCACCTGCATCCCGGATTCGTCCTGGTGGTCATCGTTGGCGGCACCTTCGGCGCCCTGGCCCGTTACGGGCTGGGCAGCATCCTGCCCGCGCCGGGCGGCTGGCCGGTACCCACCCTGGTCATCAACCTGGCGGGGGCGTTCCTGCTGGGTGCCCTGCTTGAGGCCCTGGTCCGCCGGGGCCCTGACGCCGGACGGCTCCGGCTGGTCCGGCTGCTGGTGGGCACCGGGTTCCTGGGCGCCTTCACCACCTACAGCAGCCTGGCCGTGGAAGCCACCACCCTGTTCAGTGCCGGCCGCAGCGCCGACGCCTTCATTTACGTGGCAGCCTCCGTGCTGGTTGGAGCCGTGGCCACCGTGGCCGGCATCCGGCTGGCAGCAGCCCAGCATGCCCGGACCAGCTCCCGGCCGGACGCAGCCGGCTCCCCGAAGGAGGGAAACCGGTGA
- a CDS encoding haloacid dehalogenase type II, with protein sequence MAEPLVIVFDVNETLSDMAPLGEVFAQTGAPRGLANLWFATLLRDGFALTASGDNQAFATIGGDALRTLLEAEGISGNLDTAVERVMAALQNLSLHPDVPAGVRALASAGHRLTTLTNGAAANTDRLLVAGGIRDKFELLLSVEDAPAWKPAKAAYLYAGASAGVDPSGMLLVAVHPWDIHGAARAGLRTAWINRTGARYPSYFRAPDITVAALTELPPALAA encoded by the coding sequence ATGGCGGAACCACTGGTCATCGTCTTTGACGTCAACGAAACGCTCTCGGACATGGCCCCGCTCGGCGAGGTCTTTGCGCAGACCGGCGCGCCCCGCGGGCTGGCCAATCTTTGGTTCGCCACGCTCCTGCGGGACGGCTTCGCCCTCACTGCCAGCGGCGACAACCAGGCCTTCGCCACCATTGGCGGCGATGCCCTCCGCACCCTGCTGGAAGCCGAAGGGATCTCCGGGAACCTGGACACCGCCGTCGAACGCGTCATGGCCGCCCTGCAGAACCTCTCCCTTCACCCGGATGTCCCTGCCGGGGTCCGCGCCCTGGCATCCGCCGGGCACCGGCTGACCACTCTGACCAACGGCGCGGCCGCCAATACGGACAGGCTGCTGGTTGCCGGCGGCATCCGGGACAAATTCGAGCTGCTCCTCTCGGTGGAGGATGCCCCTGCCTGGAAACCGGCCAAAGCCGCGTACCTGTATGCGGGCGCCTCGGCCGGAGTGGATCCGTCCGGCATGTTGCTGGTCGCCGTGCACCCCTGGGACATCCACGGGGCAGCCAGGGCCGGGCTGCGGACCGCCTGGATCAACCGGACCGGCGCCCGCTACCCCTCGTATTTCCGGGCCCCCGACATCACCGTCGCGGCACTGACCGAGCTGCCCCCGGCCCTCGCCGCCTAA
- a CDS encoding sulfite exporter TauE/SafE family protein has protein sequence MIPALGLGLVVGVVLGVVGGGGSIIAVPALVYGVGMSPAQAIPTSLLVVGISSLAALLPRLREGLNWPVIALVGGAGIPAAWAGAAVGKLLDPNILMLAFAGIMVAAGIRMLSKPRESEGSCSTGPNRAFRSCAPKAVGVGLLVGFLTGLLGVGGGFLITPALTIFLGLRMKQAVGTSLAIIVVNSAAGFSAHAAGYTIDWATTLAFAIPAIVGSVVAARFARRLHDKHIRISFAVLIFAVAAWVTAGTVTA, from the coding sequence ATGATCCCGGCCCTGGGTCTGGGGCTCGTCGTCGGCGTCGTACTGGGCGTAGTGGGCGGCGGCGGGTCCATCATCGCTGTTCCCGCCCTGGTGTACGGCGTGGGCATGAGCCCCGCCCAGGCCATTCCCACCTCGCTGCTGGTGGTGGGAATCTCCTCGCTGGCAGCACTGCTCCCCAGGTTGCGGGAAGGCCTGAACTGGCCCGTGATCGCCCTGGTGGGGGGTGCCGGCATCCCGGCAGCCTGGGCCGGTGCGGCCGTGGGCAAGCTGCTGGACCCGAACATCCTGATGCTGGCCTTCGCCGGGATCATGGTGGCCGCGGGCATCCGGATGCTCAGCAAGCCCCGCGAAAGCGAGGGGTCCTGCAGCACCGGGCCGAACCGGGCATTCCGGTCCTGCGCCCCGAAAGCCGTGGGAGTGGGCCTGCTGGTCGGGTTCCTCACCGGATTGCTGGGCGTGGGCGGCGGCTTCCTCATCACCCCCGCGCTGACCATCTTCCTGGGCCTGCGCATGAAGCAGGCCGTGGGAACGTCGCTGGCCATCATCGTCGTCAACTCGGCCGCCGGGTTCAGCGCCCACGCCGCCGGCTACACCATCGACTGGGCCACCACCCTGGCGTTCGCCATCCCGGCGATCGTGGGATCTGTGGTTGCCGCCCGGTTTGCGCGCCGGCTGCACGACAAACACATCCGCATCTCGTTCGCGGTACTCATCTTCGCCGTCGCGGCGTGGGTCACCGCCGGCACGGTCACCGCCTGA
- a CDS encoding MFS transporter, which yields MPDRTLPHAPGPAGPMLGLRQNLAQFMLLVAVNALVGGTLGQERTVLPLLASQEFHLDLYTGALTYILAFGLSKAAMNYFAGTLSDRYGRKPVLIAGWLAAVPVPLMLIFGPSWGWIVAANVLLGISQGLTWSTAVIMKMDLVGPRQRGLAMGFNEAAGYLGVAATALATGYLATSFGLRPAPFLLGAAYIALGLGLTVLAVRETHQHAKTEAIQHAGTSSRAHAGLTTGQVFTLTSFKDRSLSAASQAGLVNNLNDGLAWGLFPVLFAGAGLDLGQIGILAAAYPAAWGAAQLVTGAASDRWGRKWFITAGMLVQAVALGITGTAHSFGPWLAAAVVLGLGTALVYPTLLAAIGDVAHPAWRARSVGVYRLWRDGGFAVGALLSGVLADLYGIPAAVAAVAVLTAASGAVVAIRMRGNDHAAG from the coding sequence ATGCCGGACAGAACGCTTCCCCACGCCCCCGGGCCAGCCGGTCCCATGCTGGGCCTGCGGCAGAACCTTGCGCAGTTCATGCTGCTGGTTGCCGTCAATGCACTGGTGGGCGGCACCCTGGGCCAGGAACGCACCGTCCTGCCCCTGCTGGCCTCCCAGGAATTCCACCTGGACCTGTACACCGGCGCGCTGACGTACATCCTGGCCTTTGGCCTGTCCAAGGCCGCAATGAACTACTTCGCCGGCACACTCTCAGACCGGTATGGCCGGAAACCGGTCCTCATTGCCGGCTGGCTGGCCGCGGTTCCCGTGCCGCTCATGCTCATCTTCGGCCCGTCCTGGGGCTGGATCGTGGCCGCCAACGTCCTGCTGGGCATCAGCCAGGGGCTCACCTGGTCCACCGCCGTCATCATGAAAATGGACCTGGTGGGCCCCAGGCAGCGTGGGCTGGCCATGGGCTTCAACGAGGCCGCGGGCTACCTTGGCGTGGCCGCCACCGCGCTGGCCACCGGCTACCTGGCCACCTCCTTCGGACTCCGCCCCGCCCCGTTCCTGCTCGGAGCCGCCTACATCGCCCTGGGCCTGGGCCTGACGGTCCTCGCCGTCCGGGAAACCCACCAGCACGCCAAAACCGAGGCCATCCAGCATGCCGGCACCTCCAGCCGCGCCCATGCCGGCCTCACCACCGGCCAGGTGTTCACCCTCACCAGTTTCAAGGACCGCTCCCTCTCGGCAGCCAGCCAGGCGGGGCTGGTGAACAACCTCAACGACGGCCTGGCCTGGGGCCTCTTTCCCGTCCTGTTCGCCGGCGCCGGGCTGGACCTTGGCCAGATCGGCATCCTGGCCGCCGCCTACCCCGCTGCCTGGGGTGCCGCCCAGCTGGTCACCGGTGCCGCCTCCGACCGGTGGGGCCGCAAATGGTTCATCACGGCCGGCATGCTGGTCCAGGCCGTGGCGCTGGGCATCACCGGAACCGCCCACAGCTTCGGGCCCTGGCTCGCCGCCGCCGTCGTGCTGGGCCTCGGCACCGCCCTGGTCTATCCCACCCTGCTGGCCGCCATCGGCGACGTCGCGCACCCGGCCTGGCGGGCGCGCTCCGTGGGGGTGTACCGGTTGTGGCGCGACGGCGGATTCGCCGTGGGTGCC
- a CDS encoding rhodanese-like domain-containing protein, producing the protein MAEITITEAEQRRSTARILDVREDFEVAEGMIPGALHIPMGQLQARLGELDPAVPVIAVCRSGNRSAAVADALNGAGYKADTMAGGMTAWTRAGLPTT; encoded by the coding sequence ATGGCTGAAATCACCATCACCGAAGCCGAACAGCGCCGCTCCACCGCCCGGATCCTCGACGTCCGCGAGGACTTCGAAGTCGCCGAGGGCATGATTCCCGGCGCACTGCATATCCCGATGGGCCAGTTGCAGGCCCGCCTGGGCGAGCTTGACCCGGCCGTGCCCGTGATCGCCGTCTGCCGCAGCGGCAACCGCAGCGCCGCCGTCGCCGATGCCCTCAACGGCGCTGGCTACAAGGCGGACACCATGGCCGGCGGCATGACCGCCTGGACCCGCGCCGGGCTCCCCACCACCTAG
- a CDS encoding rhodanese-like domain-containing protein, with product MGLIDSLKKAFSKPYKTISVAQAKELLGSGATLIDVRSAQEWRTGRAPQAKHVPLDRLQTSTAGIQKTRPVIAVCASGVRSASAARLLAAKGYDAYSVRGGMAAWRQAGEPVR from the coding sequence ATGGGACTGATTGATTCCCTCAAGAAGGCCTTCAGCAAGCCCTACAAGACGATTTCGGTGGCCCAGGCCAAGGAACTCCTGGGTTCCGGGGCCACGCTCATCGACGTCAGGTCGGCCCAGGAATGGCGGACCGGCCGGGCGCCGCAGGCCAAGCACGTTCCCCTGGACCGGCTGCAGACCAGCACCGCAGGCATCCAGAAAACCCGTCCGGTGATTGCCGTCTGCGCCTCCGGCGTCCGCTCCGCTTCGGCAGCCAGGCTGCTGGCCGCCAAGGGGTACGACGCGTACTCGGTGCGCGGCGGCATGGCCGCCTGGCGCCAGGCCGGCGAACCCGTCCGCTAG
- a CDS encoding metal-sensitive transcriptional regulator: MELNPTELTPVINRLKRAQGQLAAVTRMLEEGRDCKDVVTQLAAVSKALDRAGFAIIATGLEQCIVQKDETMDRKDLEKLFLSLA; encoded by the coding sequence ATGGAACTGAACCCAACCGAACTCACGCCTGTGATCAACCGCCTCAAGCGCGCACAGGGCCAGCTCGCCGCTGTGACCCGCATGCTTGAGGAGGGCCGGGACTGCAAGGACGTCGTCACCCAGCTGGCCGCCGTGTCCAAGGCCCTTGACCGGGCGGGCTTCGCCATCATCGCTACCGGGCTTGAGCAGTGCATCGTCCAGAAGGACGAAACCATGGACCGGAAGGACCTGGAGAAGCTTTTCCTCTCCCTCGCCTGA